CGTCCTCAGCTTCCCGATGGTCCAGGCCGACCTGCTCGAAACCATCACGCAGAATTCGGACGACGGCGAGGTGCTGCTCGGCGACATCGTCCTCGCGCACGGGGTCTGCGTCGCCGAAGCTGTCGAGCGCGGCATCTCGGTCGAGGATCACGCGACACATCTGATAGTGCACGGCGTGCTGCATCTGCTAGGCTATGATCACATCGACGACGACGAGGCCGATGGCATGGAGCAGATCGAACGCGATGCGCTCAACGCTCTTGGCCTGCACGACCCGTATCTCATTCGCGAGGACTGAACGACCGCAATGGCCGAAGCCCCCAACGCCGCGCCCGGCGACAGTAACGACAGTATCTGGCGCGGGCTGAAGAGCCTGATCTTCGGTGCGCAGGACGAATCGCTGCGCGACCAGCTCGAGGATGCGATCGACCGCCACGAAGGCGACCCCGCCCCCGACGCGAAGGGCGACCTGACCCCGCTCGAGCGGCAGATGGTCCGCAACCTGCTCCACTTCAGCGAACGCGACGCGGGCGACGTCGGCGTCCCCCGCGCCGACATCGTCGCGGTCGAGGAAGCGACGCCGTTCGCCGACCTCGTCGCGCTGTTCGCCGATGCCGGGCATAGCCGCCTGCCGGTCTACCGCGACAATCTCGATACGATCATCGGCATGGTCCACATCAAGGACGTCTTCAACATCCTGGCCACCGGCGCGGAGCATCCCGCGTCGATCGCCGGGCTGATCCGCGAGCCGCTCTACGCGCCGATGTCGCGCGGTGCGCTCGATCTGCTGGCCGACATGCGCCAGAAGCATGTCCACCTGACGATCGTGCTCGACGAATATTCGGGGACCGAGGGCCTCGTCACCTTCGAGGACCTGATCGAGGAAATCGTCGGCGAGGTCGAGGACGAGCATGACGACGCGCCGCAGGTGTTGATGACCCCGCTCGACGGCGGTGCCTGGGAGGCCGATGCGCGCGCCGAATTGGAGGATGCCGCCGAGCTGATCGACGCGCGCCTGGCCGAGGTCGATGGCGATATCGACACGCTGGGGGGCCTCGCCGCGCTGCTCGCCGGGCATGTCCCGCAGGTTGGCGAATGCGTCGCGCATCCCAGCGGCTGGATGCTGGAAGTGACGGACGCCGACGAGCGCCGCGTCAATCGCCTGCGCCTCCATCCGCCGCGGCCGGAACCGGAAGATATCGACGCTTGATCGATTGCATCGCTTAGACCGACGAGTTTAAGTCGTTTCCTAGGTCACGTCAGA
This sequence is a window from Sphingomonas ginsenosidivorax. Protein-coding genes within it:
- the ybeY gene encoding rRNA maturation RNase YbeY, which gives rise to MLAIELSFDPPWSDATDWDALALRAATAAIERTPHGQLLTLPSTVEISIRLTSDDEVHTLNNQYRQKDKPTNVLSFPMVQADLLETITQNSDDGEVLLGDIVLAHGVCVAEAVERGISVEDHATHLIVHGVLHLLGYDHIDDDEADGMEQIERDALNALGLHDPYLIRED
- a CDS encoding hemolysin family protein; this encodes MAEAPNAAPGDSNDSIWRGLKSLIFGAQDESLRDQLEDAIDRHEGDPAPDAKGDLTPLERQMVRNLLHFSERDAGDVGVPRADIVAVEEATPFADLVALFADAGHSRLPVYRDNLDTIIGMVHIKDVFNILATGAEHPASIAGLIREPLYAPMSRGALDLLADMRQKHVHLTIVLDEYSGTEGLVTFEDLIEEIVGEVEDEHDDAPQVLMTPLDGGAWEADARAELEDAAELIDARLAEVDGDIDTLGGLAALLAGHVPQVGECVAHPSGWMLEVTDADERRVNRLRLHPPRPEPEDIDA